In Salinisphaera sp. LB1, one genomic interval encodes:
- a CDS encoding FAD-dependent oxidoreductase, with product MIRKRLSSIYRRRPAAVVVGGGLNALGVVRSLASAGVPVHLLAGSRDLPAARSRYVDFHRYDDREPENAVGALADWAARHPGPRRPLILTEEEKVAAVSEQRARLESNYVLQLPPADTVIRLLSKDRFHAAAEAGGYVVPRTRHIGSIADLDRLSALVPPLVIKPAGRQRAFLARFPRACRAESIDGARDQLRDMLTVSGDLIVQEWVDGDDSTIYFCLQCLGDGDREPVSFVGRKLRAWPRQTGGTARCVAAPDAAAALIPLTARFFREQGVVGLAGMEYKWRAATREYVMIEPTIGRTDYQEEIATLNGVNLPWAAYRQALGQVAPRVARVAPARIWKDPMADANAAAAGETIAFPAPSDARVVDALWRRSDPWPGLLDLYDRARARAARLMVRSS from the coding sequence ATGATTCGCAAGCGTCTGAGTTCGATATACCGCCGCCGGCCCGCGGCCGTGGTGGTCGGTGGCGGGCTCAATGCGCTCGGCGTGGTACGCAGCCTGGCGAGCGCAGGCGTGCCGGTGCATCTACTGGCGGGCTCGCGTGACCTGCCGGCCGCGCGGAGTCGTTACGTCGATTTCCATCGTTACGATGATCGTGAGCCGGAAAACGCAGTCGGCGCGCTGGCCGATTGGGCGGCCCGGCATCCGGGCCCGCGGCGGCCGCTGATTCTCACCGAAGAAGAGAAAGTCGCCGCCGTATCCGAGCAGCGCGCGCGCCTCGAATCCAACTACGTTCTCCAGCTGCCGCCAGCGGATACGGTGATACGTCTGCTAAGCAAGGATCGCTTCCACGCAGCGGCCGAGGCCGGCGGGTATGTTGTTCCGCGCACCCGCCATATCGGTTCGATCGCCGACCTGGACAGGCTCTCGGCGCTGGTGCCGCCGCTGGTGATCAAGCCAGCGGGCCGCCAGCGCGCATTTCTCGCCCGCTTTCCCCGGGCTTGTCGCGCCGAATCGATCGATGGCGCGCGCGATCAATTGCGGGACATGCTCACCGTCTCGGGCGATCTGATCGTTCAGGAGTGGGTCGACGGCGACGATTCGACGATCTATTTCTGCTTGCAGTGCCTGGGCGACGGCGATCGTGAGCCGGTATCGTTCGTGGGCCGTAAGCTGCGCGCCTGGCCGCGCCAGACTGGCGGCACGGCGCGTTGTGTCGCCGCACCCGACGCGGCCGCGGCACTGATCCCCCTGACCGCACGCTTCTTTCGCGAGCAGGGCGTCGTCGGGTTGGCTGGCATGGAGTACAAATGGCGTGCGGCGACCCGGGAATATGTGATGATCGAACCGACCATCGGACGCACCGACTACCAGGAAGAAATTGCTACGTTGAACGGTGTGAATCTGCCATGGGCGGCCTATCGTCAGGCGCTCGGCCAGGTTGCCCCGCGCGTGGCACGCGTCGCGCCGGCCCGGATCTGGAAAGACCCGATGGCGGATGCCAACGCGGCCGCGGCGGGAGAGACGATCGCTTTCCCCGCGCCAAGCGATGCACGGGTGGTCGATGCCCTCTGGCGGCGGTCGGACCCGTGGCCCGGATTGCTCGATCTGTACGACCGCGCGCGGGCCCGGGCGGCTCGCCTGATGGTGCGTAGCTCATGA
- a CDS encoding glycosyltransferase family 4 protein: MRILYHHRIGSKDGQYVHIEEMVEALRAAGHEVRLVGPEGFDQREFGGESGLVSKLKARIPGAIYELMELGYNGVDYARLARAIDAFRPDVIYERYNLSLLSGAIARRRFGVPLLLEINAPLFAERSAYGGLKLPFLARWTEQRAWRAADHVFAVTHVLADQVAEAGVAAARITVTPNGINHRRFAPEMDAQAAKTRLGLDPCTTVIGFVGFAREWHGLDAVIELLAEYRDTRSLHFLLVGDGPATEALRQQAEAAGVADAVTVTGVVDRNGVQRHVNAFDVAMLPNVVAYASPLKLFEYMACGKAIIAPDQPNLREILTADHDAVLFEPGSRDAFKAAMRRLIENESLRARLGEAGRATLVDRDLSWAANARRVVSIANDLAAGASDAGYGGR, from the coding sequence ATGAGAATCCTGTATCACCACCGGATCGGGTCCAAGGACGGCCAGTACGTACACATCGAGGAAATGGTCGAGGCGCTGCGCGCCGCCGGCCACGAGGTGCGGCTCGTCGGCCCCGAGGGTTTCGATCAGCGTGAGTTCGGCGGTGAGTCCGGGCTGGTTTCGAAGCTTAAGGCCCGTATCCCGGGCGCGATCTATGAACTGATGGAACTGGGCTACAACGGCGTCGATTATGCCCGACTGGCCCGCGCGATCGACGCGTTTCGGCCGGATGTGATCTACGAGCGCTACAACCTGTCGCTGCTGTCCGGGGCGATCGCGCGCCGCCGTTTCGGCGTGCCCTTGCTGCTCGAAATCAACGCCCCCTTGTTTGCCGAGCGATCGGCGTACGGTGGGCTCAAATTGCCGTTCCTGGCGCGCTGGACCGAGCAACGCGCCTGGCGCGCCGCCGATCATGTGTTTGCCGTAACCCATGTTCTCGCCGATCAGGTTGCCGAGGCGGGCGTCGCGGCGGCGCGCATCACGGTGACGCCGAATGGCATCAATCATCGACGGTTCGCCCCGGAGATGGATGCACAAGCCGCCAAGACACGGCTCGGCCTTGATCCGTGCACCACGGTGATCGGGTTCGTGGGCTTCGCCCGTGAGTGGCACGGGCTCGATGCCGTGATCGAGTTGTTGGCGGAGTATCGCGACACGCGGTCGTTGCATTTCCTGTTGGTGGGTGACGGACCGGCGACCGAGGCACTGCGGCAACAGGCCGAAGCGGCGGGCGTGGCCGATGCTGTGACCGTGACCGGCGTGGTGGATCGCAACGGCGTGCAACGCCATGTGAATGCGTTCGATGTGGCGATGTTGCCCAATGTTGTCGCTTATGCCTCGCCGCTGAAGCTGTTCGAATACATGGCCTGCGGCAAGGCGATCATCGCGCCGGATCAGCCCAATCTGCGCGAGATTCTCACAGCCGACCACGATGCCGTGCTGTTCGAACCAGGCTCGCGGGATGCCTTCAAGGCCGCCATGCGGCGGCTGATCGAAAATGAGTCGCTGCGCGCGCGGCTGGGCGAGGCGGGCCGCGCGACGCTGGTCGATCGCGATCTGAGCTGGGCGGCCAATGCGCGGCGGGTGGTCTCGATTGCCAACGATCTCGCGGCTGGCGCGTCAGATGCCGGGTACGGTGGCCGATGA
- a CDS encoding glycosyltransferase family 4 protein codes for MSGRRLRIAVVTSLYPNSAQPRHGIFVEERLRGLVDTGLVEARVIAPVPWFFSKHPRFGRYAQMASVPRRETRYGIAVEHPRYVVVPKIGMTWVPATMASAVAPCLKRLRVEGFDFDLIDAHYVYPDGVAAARLAARFDRPLTITARGADINQIAAMRTPRRQILQAARRAGGLIAVSQALADGMRQLGLPDDRIHTLRNGVDLSRFSPRDRDRARARLGFTGRVWLCVGHLIERKGMHVALAALSQMPDVMLVLVGDGPEEGALRAQAERLGLSARVRFEGAVAHDDLPDYFSAADVLMHAAGSEGMPNVVLEALACGCAVIATPVGGIPEIMTGPPAGCLMAARDAPAMLDCWRQLELSGVLDEQGRVARRSYAEQFGWAPTTEGQLAIFSRLTGVDLGARDAARPIVGGS; via the coding sequence GTGAGCGGCCGCCGGCTTCGTATTGCCGTTGTCACCAGTCTGTATCCGAATAGTGCGCAGCCTCGCCACGGCATTTTCGTCGAGGAACGATTACGCGGACTCGTCGATACCGGACTCGTGGAAGCGCGCGTGATCGCCCCGGTGCCGTGGTTTTTCTCGAAGCATCCCCGGTTCGGGCGGTATGCTCAGATGGCATCGGTTCCGCGGCGGGAAACGCGCTATGGCATTGCGGTCGAACATCCGCGGTATGTTGTTGTGCCGAAGATCGGCATGACTTGGGTGCCGGCCACGATGGCGAGCGCGGTGGCGCCGTGTTTGAAGCGGTTGCGGGTGGAGGGTTTCGATTTCGATCTGATCGACGCGCACTACGTCTATCCGGACGGGGTCGCTGCGGCCCGGTTGGCGGCGCGCTTCGATCGGCCGTTGACGATCACGGCCCGCGGCGCCGATATCAATCAGATCGCCGCCATGCGCACCCCGCGACGACAGATTCTGCAGGCCGCACGGCGCGCCGGTGGCCTTATCGCGGTATCGCAGGCGCTCGCCGACGGGATGCGCCAACTCGGCTTGCCGGACGACCGGATCCATACGTTGCGAAACGGGGTGGACTTGAGCCGCTTCTCGCCGCGGGATCGGGATCGGGCGCGTGCACGACTGGGCTTCACCGGCCGCGTCTGGTTGTGCGTAGGGCACCTGATCGAACGCAAGGGTATGCATGTGGCGCTAGCGGCCCTGTCACAAATGCCCGACGTGATGTTGGTTCTGGTGGGGGACGGACCCGAAGAGGGCGCGCTGCGAGCGCAGGCCGAGCGTCTCGGGCTCAGCGCGCGCGTCCGGTTCGAAGGGGCAGTCGCGCACGACGACTTGCCGGATTATTTCTCGGCGGCCGATGTACTGATGCATGCGGCCGGCTCGGAAGGCATGCCCAATGTCGTGCTGGAAGCGTTGGCCTGTGGCTGTGCCGTGATCGCGACGCCGGTCGGCGGCATTCCGGAAATCATGACCGGGCCCCCGGCCGGCTGTCTGATGGCGGCGCGGGATGCCCCGGCGATGCTCGACTGTTGGCGGCAACTCGAATTGTCTGGCGTACTCGACGAACAAGGCCGCGTTGCGCGTCGGAGTTATGCCGAGCAGTTCGGCTGGGCGCCGACCACCGAAGGTCAGCTGGCCATCTTTTCTCGGCTTACCGGCGTGGACCTTGGCGCCCGAGACGCTGCACGTCCGATCGTGGGTGGGTCATGA
- a CDS encoding XrtA/PEP-CTERM system amidotransferase has product MCGLTGIVTRNGRRPDAAVLDAMNTVQAHRGPDQHDQTVVAGCGLAHRRLTILDPTSGEQPMATEDGRFTLIYNGEIYNYRDINRELEAVGYRFQGHCDTETLLRAWQHWGAACVQRLRGMFAFAVWDAESGRIHLVRDRLGIKPLYYAVTAAGDLVFGSELKTLMAHPDLSRRLEPLAIEGYLALGYVPEPLSIFAGAYKLAAGHRLSWAAGEGEPRAEAYWDVDFGPRDAPDDGVAAQELHARLDEAVRMRLVADVPLGAFLSGGVDSSAVVSLMAGASPDPVRTCAIGFDDKAFDESDYARRIAEQYGTDHREHRISGDDFGLIDTLVDVYDEPFADSSALPTYRVCELARQQVTVALSGDGGDEDFAGYRRYRLHANESLARARIPRAIRRPLFGMLGRVYPKMDRAPRFLRARTTFQALAMDTAEAYCHSVSMVAEDLRERLYSRAFKQQLGGYRVRDLFNDLAPNAGSDDPVSIAQYLDYKTWLPGDILTKVDRASMAHGLEVRVPLLDHEFVAWAAGLPRDYKLRRGQGKYLLKKSFENRLPNDILYRQKKGFSVPLADWFRGPLRDIGAAALNAGPLVESGIFEPHALGRIWADHVSGRRDHGTVIWSLLMLSRFLEREAGMPPVAACA; this is encoded by the coding sequence ATGTGTGGTCTGACAGGAATCGTTACCCGCAATGGCCGACGCCCGGATGCGGCCGTGTTGGACGCGATGAACACCGTGCAGGCGCATCGCGGGCCGGATCAGCATGATCAAACAGTTGTCGCCGGCTGCGGACTGGCCCATCGACGGCTCACGATTCTCGACCCCACCAGCGGCGAACAGCCGATGGCGACCGAGGACGGCCGCTTCACGCTGATCTATAACGGCGAAATCTACAACTATCGCGACATCAACCGCGAGCTCGAAGCCGTCGGGTACCGTTTCCAGGGCCACTGCGATACCGAGACGCTACTGCGGGCCTGGCAGCATTGGGGCGCGGCGTGCGTACAGCGGCTGCGCGGCATGTTCGCCTTTGCTGTCTGGGACGCCGAATCCGGCCGTATTCATCTCGTGCGCGACCGGCTTGGCATCAAGCCACTGTATTACGCCGTGACCGCCGCCGGCGACCTGGTCTTCGGCTCGGAACTGAAGACGCTGATGGCGCATCCCGATCTGTCGCGGCGGCTGGAACCCCTTGCGATCGAAGGATATCTGGCGCTCGGCTATGTGCCGGAACCGCTGTCGATCTTTGCCGGCGCCTACAAGCTTGCCGCCGGGCATCGACTATCCTGGGCCGCGGGCGAGGGCGAGCCGCGCGCCGAGGCTTACTGGGACGTCGATTTCGGCCCGCGCGATGCGCCGGACGACGGGGTCGCGGCCCAGGAACTGCATGCCCGGCTGGACGAGGCGGTGCGCATGCGGCTGGTGGCCGACGTGCCGCTCGGGGCGTTTCTCTCCGGCGGGGTGGATTCGAGCGCGGTGGTTTCATTGATGGCCGGCGCCTCGCCCGACCCGGTCCGGACCTGTGCCATCGGTTTCGACGATAAAGCCTTCGACGAGTCCGATTACGCCCGGCGTATCGCCGAACAGTACGGCACCGACCATCGCGAGCATCGCATCTCGGGCGATGACTTCGGCCTGATCGATACGCTGGTCGACGTCTACGACGAGCCGTTCGCCGACAGCTCCGCGTTGCCGACCTATCGTGTCTGCGAACTGGCGCGTCAGCAGGTCACGGTTGCCTTGTCCGGCGATGGCGGCGACGAGGATTTTGCCGGTTATCGCCGCTATCGCCTGCATGCCAACGAATCCCTTGCACGCGCCCGGATACCGCGCGCGATTCGCAGGCCGCTTTTCGGCATGCTCGGTCGCGTTTATCCGAAAATGGATCGCGCGCCGCGTTTCCTGCGCGCCCGGACCACGTTTCAGGCGCTGGCAATGGATACGGCCGAAGCGTATTGCCACAGCGTGTCGATGGTGGCCGAGGACCTGCGGGAGCGTCTTTACAGCCGCGCCTTCAAGCAACAGCTGGGCGGCTATCGCGTGCGCGACCTGTTCAACGATCTGGCGCCCAACGCCGGCAGCGACGACCCGGTGTCGATCGCCCAGTATCTCGATTACAAGACCTGGCTGCCCGGGGACATTCTCACCAAGGTCGATCGCGCCAGCATGGCGCACGGTCTAGAAGTGCGCGTGCCGCTGCTCGACCACGAATTCGTCGCCTGGGCCGCCGGCCTGCCGCGCGACTACAAACTGCGTCGAGGGCAGGGCAAGTACCTGCTCAAGAAGAGTTTCGAGAACCGCCTGCCGAACGACATCCTGTATCGTCAGAAGAAAGGGTTTTCGGTGCCGCTCGCCGACTGGTTTCGTGGTCCGTTGCGCGACATCGGCGCCGCGGCGCTCAACGCCGGCCCGCTGGTCGAATCCGGCATCTTCGAGCCGCACGCGCTCGGCCGGATATGGGCCGATCATGTGAGCGGCCGGCGCGATCACGGCACGGTGATCTGGTCGCTGTTGATGTTATCGCGGTTTCTCGAGCGCGAGGCGGGTATGCCGCCGGTAGCCGCTTGTGCTTGA
- a CDS encoding glycosyltransferase, producing MTRQPQRPKVVHVIDRFGVGGMESVALAVIAATRDRYAHRIIGLRNRGELAVRAEALGITVESIDKQPGKDPAAYLRLYRRLRALAPDIVHSYNIGAIDAVVPARLAGCRHIVHAEHGRDAADPNGSNARYRWLRRLLAPAISRFVPVSADLAGWLARDVRIPRSKIVLIRNGIDTERFAPGEAADVPGLPAIEAGTRVIGTVGRLDPVKGFDHLLDAVAVLTARSDMPPLHLVIVGDGPEKERLAGRVRELGLDGQVTLAGQRDDADAWFKHFDVYVCSSIAEGIALTVLEAMASGLPVVATAVGGNPELIADGETGLLVPARQPEAMASALARVLFAPERAQAMGQTARRRVQAEFSVASMVAGYCSLYDALLAR from the coding sequence ATGACGCGCCAACCACAACGCCCCAAGGTGGTGCATGTAATCGACCGGTTCGGCGTCGGTGGCATGGAATCGGTCGCGCTCGCGGTCATTGCAGCAACGCGTGATCGGTACGCACATCGCATCATCGGTTTGCGTAATCGCGGCGAATTGGCCGTCCGGGCGGAGGCGCTAGGGATAACGGTCGAGTCGATCGACAAGCAGCCGGGCAAGGATCCGGCGGCCTATCTTCGCCTGTATCGCCGCCTGCGCGCGCTCGCGCCCGACATCGTGCACAGCTACAACATCGGCGCCATCGATGCCGTTGTGCCCGCGCGGTTGGCCGGCTGCCGGCATATCGTGCACGCCGAACACGGGCGGGATGCGGCCGATCCGAACGGTTCGAACGCCAGGTATCGCTGGCTGCGTCGTCTGCTCGCGCCGGCCATCAGCCGTTTCGTGCCGGTATCGGCGGATCTGGCGGGCTGGCTGGCGCGAGATGTCCGCATACCGCGCTCGAAGATTGTGCTCATTCGTAACGGCATCGATACCGAGCGCTTCGCGCCCGGCGAAGCGGCCGACGTGCCGGGCTTGCCCGCGATCGAGGCTGGGACTCGCGTGATCGGCACGGTGGGCCGGCTCGATCCGGTGAAGGGCTTCGATCATCTCCTGGACGCGGTGGCCGTTTTGACGGCCCGGAGCGACATGCCGCCGCTACATCTGGTGATCGTCGGCGACGGACCTGAAAAAGAGCGCCTGGCCGGTCGCGTGCGTGAGCTCGGGCTCGACGGGCAGGTGACACTGGCCGGCCAGCGCGATGACGCCGATGCCTGGTTCAAGCATTTCGATGTCTATGTCTGCTCATCGATTGCCGAGGGCATCGCGTTGACCGTGCTGGAGGCCATGGCCAGCGGCCTGCCAGTGGTGGCCACGGCCGTGGGCGGCAATCCGGAACTGATCGCGGACGGCGAGACCGGCCTGTTGGTGCCGGCCCGCCAGCCCGAGGCCATGGCCTCGGCGCTGGCGCGTGTACTGTTCGCGCCGGAGCGGGCGCAGGCGATGGGGCAGACGGCCCGCCGTCGGGTACAGGCGGAATTCAGCGTGGCTTCGATGGTGGCCGGCTATTGCTCGCTTTACGATGCGCTGCTGGCGCGTTGA
- the xrtA gene encoding exosortase A: MSEGRTRGSAIERAMASRAGAAPQIAVHLGFVACMVAFIVLYASSYRSLVKTWADTGTFQYAFLIFPICAVLVWGRRHWLARVAARPRPIAFTGVAALGALWIVGAVADINLARHIAAVLIWPVMVYLFYGPRVTGVIAFALGYLLFAIPFGNFMVGPLQTVTAHLSVLALELTGVPVVMDGHFIDTPASAWHVAQACSGIKFFVATTAFGVLYAHLFYTRLRRRLVFVGFALVVPIIANALRVYFTILIGEYLGLQYATGTDHLIFGWQFFGTVLVLLFVCGWPWHQAPPSGPEPDHGLPEDGAARMRWMVPVALALIVLPATWYAVTGLLAASDDRPGPATLPAQLADYRALNDGSNGNSAPPERGLDVHLSRRYGDIARPIRVDYLGIDAGSDGPDILDIRRGLYDTSTWQVVAGPTTVKVGGNGPGFTTLTLKATRGDGARVLLYAYRIGARWTPSPLHFKLWQSIDRLLGQPTPAGMLVVSEAGRPRPAKLARVAADATASLRRAEGSGS, from the coding sequence ATGAGCGAAGGCCGTACACGGGGCAGCGCCATCGAGCGCGCGATGGCGAGCCGGGCCGGCGCCGCCCCGCAGATTGCGGTGCATCTGGGGTTTGTCGCCTGCATGGTGGCGTTCATTGTGCTCTATGCCAGCAGCTATCGCTCGCTTGTCAAAACCTGGGCAGACACCGGCACTTTTCAGTACGCCTTTCTGATCTTCCCGATCTGCGCCGTTCTCGTCTGGGGCCGGCGACACTGGCTGGCGCGGGTGGCGGCACGGCCGCGACCGATCGCTTTCACCGGCGTGGCCGCGCTGGGCGCGCTCTGGATCGTGGGCGCCGTGGCGGATATCAATCTGGCGCGCCACATCGCGGCGGTGTTGATCTGGCCGGTGATGGTGTATCTGTTCTATGGGCCGCGGGTGACCGGGGTGATCGCCTTTGCACTCGGCTATCTGCTGTTCGCGATCCCGTTCGGCAATTTCATGGTCGGGCCGCTGCAGACGGTCACCGCCCATCTGTCGGTGCTTGCGCTCGAGCTGACCGGCGTACCGGTGGTCATGGATGGGCATTTCATCGATACCCCGGCCTCGGCCTGGCATGTGGCCCAGGCCTGCAGTGGCATCAAGTTCTTCGTCGCTACCACGGCGTTCGGCGTGCTCTACGCTCATCTGTTCTACACCCGTCTGCGACGGCGCCTGGTGTTCGTCGGCTTCGCCCTGGTCGTGCCGATCATCGCCAACGCGCTGCGCGTGTATTTCACCATCCTGATCGGTGAATACCTCGGCCTGCAGTATGCGACCGGCACCGACCATCTGATTTTTGGTTGGCAGTTCTTCGGTACCGTACTGGTGTTGCTGTTCGTATGCGGCTGGCCGTGGCATCAGGCGCCGCCGTCCGGGCCCGAGCCGGATCACGGCCTGCCCGAAGACGGGGCGGCTCGCATGCGCTGGATGGTGCCGGTGGCGCTCGCACTGATCGTGCTCCCGGCGACCTGGTATGCGGTGACCGGCTTGCTGGCGGCAAGCGACGACCGGCCGGGTCCGGCGACGCTGCCAGCACAGCTGGCCGATTACCGGGCATTGAACGACGGCTCCAACGGCAACTCCGCGCCCCCGGAACGGGGGCTGGATGTTCATCTCAGCCGCCGTTACGGCGATATCGCGCGTCCGATTCGGGTCGATTACCTGGGTATCGACGCCGGCAGCGACGGCCCGGATATTCTTGATATCCGGCGCGGGCTTTACGACACCTCGACATGGCAGGTCGTCGCCGGCCCCACGACCGTGAAGGTGGGCGGCAACGGCCCCGGATTCACCACTCTGACGCTCAAGGCGACGCGTGGCGACGGCGCGCGCGTGCTGCTCTACGCCTATCGCATCGGAGCGCGATGGACGCCTTCGCCGCTGCATTTCAAACTATGGCAATCGATCGATCGCTTGCTTGGCCAGCCGACACCGGCCGGCATGCTGGTGGTCTCCGAAGCCGGTCGGCCCCGGCCCGCGAAGCTGGCCCGGGTCGCGGCTGATGCGACCGCGTCGCTACGGCGTGCGGAGGGCTCCGGTTCATGA
- a CDS encoding TIGR03087 family PEP-CTERM/XrtA system glycosyltransferase: MGELLYLCHRIPYPPNKGDKIRAFNWLRALSSRHVVHLGAFVDTPDDWAYRGCLTQWCDQVLLRPIAPRRARLRSLTALARHEALSFAYYRDRKMQAWVDRLMNERAIDAVLVFSSTMAPYVLRHDRVRRVLDFVDVDSDKWAQYAGHARAPMRWVYAREAKTLAAGERRLARTFDASVFVSAAEADFFRRMVPECSDRVHAVANGVDAGYFDPEPDYADPGQGGAARIVFTGAMDYGANVDAVTWFVEHVFERVRAVVPAARFVIVGTRPTRDVRALAAHDGVEVTGAVPDVRPYFAHARVAVAPMRIARGLQNKVLEALAMSLAVVMTPQAAAGLETGHHGVCDVADTPEAFAAAVIARLTGAPDGAGRRAARDYVLTRYAWPARVAELDRLLIPVGPGVTPKSEISL; encoded by the coding sequence ATGGGTGAACTGCTTTATCTGTGTCATCGCATCCCCTATCCCCCGAACAAGGGCGACAAGATTCGCGCCTTCAACTGGCTGCGCGCGCTCTCCAGCCGGCATGTGGTGCATCTGGGCGCATTCGTCGACACCCCGGATGACTGGGCCTATCGGGGTTGCCTGACTCAGTGGTGTGATCAGGTCTTGTTACGGCCAATTGCACCGCGCCGGGCGAGGCTGCGGAGCCTGACTGCTCTGGCCCGTCACGAGGCCTTGAGCTTTGCCTATTATCGCGACCGGAAGATGCAGGCCTGGGTCGACCGGCTCATGAATGAGCGCGCCATCGATGCCGTGCTGGTGTTCTCGTCGACCATGGCGCCTTATGTGCTTCGGCACGACCGCGTTCGTCGTGTACTCGACTTTGTCGACGTGGATTCCGACAAGTGGGCACAATACGCCGGACACGCCCGGGCGCCGATGCGCTGGGTCTATGCGCGCGAAGCGAAGACACTGGCCGCGGGCGAGCGCCGACTGGCACGTACATTCGATGCAAGCGTGTTCGTGTCGGCCGCCGAAGCGGATTTCTTCCGGCGCATGGTGCCGGAGTGCAGCGACCGCGTGCATGCGGTCGCCAATGGTGTGGACGCGGGTTATTTCGACCCGGAGCCTGATTATGCCGATCCGGGCCAGGGCGGGGCGGCGCGGATCGTGTTCACGGGCGCCATGGACTACGGCGCAAACGTCGATGCTGTCACCTGGTTCGTCGAGCATGTCTTCGAGCGCGTGCGCGCCGTCGTGCCCGCGGCACGATTTGTCATCGTCGGCACGCGGCCCACGCGCGACGTGCGAGCGCTTGCCGCACATGACGGCGTGGAAGTCACCGGCGCCGTACCCGATGTACGGCCTTATTTTGCGCATGCGCGCGTTGCCGTGGCACCGATGCGTATCGCACGCGGCCTGCAGAACAAGGTGCTCGAAGCGTTGGCGATGTCCCTGGCCGTGGTCATGACACCGCAAGCCGCGGCTGGGCTGGAAACCGGGCACCATGGGGTCTGCGATGTGGCCGATACGCCCGAAGCATTCGCAGCGGCGGTCATCGCCCGGCTGACCGGCGCGCCGGACGGGGCCGGGCGGCGTGCCGCACGCGATTATGTACTGACCCGCTACGCGTGGCCGGCACGCGTCGCCGAACTCGATCGATTGCTCATCCCGGTAGGCCCGGGCGTTACGCCCAAGTCGGAGATATCACTATGA
- a CDS encoding FemAB family XrtA/PEP-CTERM system-associated protein — MSAESLQVHTLGQDEAAWEAFVAASADATFFHRAGWKRVIERAFGHRCYFLYATRDGRIEGILPLVHVHSRLFANALISTPFCVYGGVVADTAEAESALYADACQRARTLGVDYFESRERAPRHADWPRKDLYTTFRRELADNDEDNLKLIPRKQRAVVRKGINNGLSWTIDSTIDRLYPLYAYNLRSLGTPVFSRKYMRELLRVFGDDCDVLTVTHEGVPVAAVLNFYFRDQVLPYYSGAGASARDLKANDYLYWALMQHATARGARLFDFGRSKVDTGPYHFKRHWGFEPEPLAYEYYLSGLDSIPDISPNNPKYAMFIKAWQKLPLPITCLVGPWLSKDLG; from the coding sequence ATGAGTGCCGAATCGCTTCAGGTGCACACGCTGGGCCAGGACGAGGCCGCCTGGGAGGCCTTTGTGGCCGCGAGTGCCGATGCCACCTTCTTTCATCGCGCCGGCTGGAAACGGGTCATCGAGCGCGCGTTCGGACATCGCTGCTATTTCCTGTACGCCACGCGCGACGGTCGGATCGAGGGCATCCTGCCCCTGGTTCACGTCCATAGCCGATTGTTCGCAAACGCCCTGATTTCGACGCCGTTCTGTGTCTACGGTGGCGTGGTGGCCGATACCGCCGAGGCCGAGTCGGCGCTCTATGCCGACGCGTGCCAGCGCGCCCGCACGCTCGGGGTGGATTACTTCGAGTCGCGGGAACGCGCGCCGCGACACGCCGACTGGCCACGCAAGGATCTTTACACCACGTTTCGCCGCGAACTCGCCGACAACGACGAGGACAACCTCAAGCTCATCCCGCGCAAGCAGCGCGCGGTGGTGCGCAAGGGCATCAACAACGGGCTGAGCTGGACCATCGACAGCACCATCGATCGGCTCTATCCGCTCTATGCCTACAATCTGCGAAGCCTGGGCACGCCGGTATTCTCCCGGAAGTACATGCGCGAGTTGCTGCGGGTGTTCGGTGACGACTGCGACGTGTTGACCGTGACCCACGAGGGCGTGCCAGTGGCAGCGGTGCTCAACTTCTATTTTCGCGACCAGGTGCTGCCGTATTACTCCGGCGCCGGGGCGAGTGCGCGCGACCTCAAGGCCAACGACTATCTTTACTGGGCGCTCATGCAGCACGCCACCGCGCGCGGCGCCCGCCTGTTCGATTTCGGGCGTAGCAAGGTCGATACGGGGCCCTATCATTTCAAGCGGCATTGGGGCTTCGAGCCTGAGCCGCTGGCTTACGAATACTATCTCTCGGGCCTGGATTCGATCCCGGACATCAGCCCCAATAATCCGAAGTACGCGATGTTCATCAAGGCATGGCAGAAGTTGCCGCTGCCGATTACGTGCCTGGTCGGCCCCTGGCTGTCGAAGGACCTGGGTTAG